A region of Vitis vinifera cultivar Pinot Noir 40024 chromosome 13, ASM3070453v1 DNA encodes the following proteins:
- the LOC100254784 gene encoding OVARIAN TUMOR DOMAIN-containing deubiquitinating enzyme 9 isoform X2, giving the protein MNMIGYEQDPDVVRWGLHLLDICSLSNVGSGSSVTRYDADLSQVEYVREGYYEEQHNSVENDEIIAHALQEELSHIAAAEASGLSNVGKDHLQASILAQDWLGPSKRHPGSGHDERQDDSSRKKEEADGIGVSSSCSSPEGKPLSGEDFSYSLEMTDESVLDGEVGKRLNQMVPVPHVPKVNGEIPSVDEATSDHERLLNRLQLYDLFELKVQGDGNCQFRALSDQFYRTPDHHKFVREQIVNQLKANPRIYEGYVPMAYGEYLKKMSKNGEWGDHVTLQAAADTYGLKIFVLTSFKDTCYIEILPNIQKSNRVIFLSFWAEVHYNSIYPQEDMPISDTKKKWKWWIL; this is encoded by the exons ATGAATATGATTGGCTACGAACAAGACCCTGATGTTGTTCGTTGGGGTCTCCATCTTCTAGACATTTGCTCTCTTTCTAATGTTGGTTCTGGTAGTTCTGTTACTCGATATGATGCAGACCTAAGTCAAGTCGAGTATGTTAGAGAAGGTTATTATGAAGAACAGCACAACAGTGTAGAGAACGATGAGATTATTGCACATGCTCTTCAAGAAGAATTATCACACATTGCAGCTGCTGAAGCATCTGGGTTATCAAATGTTGGCAAGGATCATTTGCAAGCATCCATTCTTGCACAGGATTGGCTTGGTCCCTCAAAAAGACATCCTGGTTCTG GGCATGATGAGAGGCAGGATGACTCTAGCAGAAAGAAGGAAGAGGCAGATGGAATTGGAGTTTCTAGTTCATGTTCTAGCCCGGAAGGAAAACCACTCAGTGGAGAGGACTTTTCATATTCACTAGAAATGACAGATGAGTCTGTTCTTGATGGAGAAGTGGGCAAAAGGCTGAATCAGATGGTTCCTGTTCCT CATGTTCCTAAAGTTAATGGAGAAATACCCTCAGTTGATGAAGCAACATCAGATCATGAGAGGCTGCTAAACAG GTTGCAGTTATATGATCTGTTTGAGCTTAAGGTTCAAGGAGATGGGAATTGTCAG TTTCGTGCCTTATCGGACCAATTCTATCGTACCCCTGATCACCACAAATTTGTGAGAGAACAAATTGTTAATCAG CTCAAAGCTAACCCAAGAATTTATGAGGGTTATGTCCCAATGGCTTATGGTGAATACCTGAAGAAAATGAGCAA GAATGGTGAATGGGGTGATCATGTCACATTACAGGCTGCTGCAGACACG TATGGTCTCAAAATATTTGTATTAACATCCTTCAAGGACACCTGTTACATTGAGATTCTTCCAAATATTCAGAAATCCAACCGAG TAATTTTCTTAAGCTTCTGGGCAGAGGTGCACTATAACTCAATTTATCCACAAGAAG ATATGCCAATATCAGATACTAAGAAAAAGTGGAAATGGTGGATACTTTGA
- the LOC100254784 gene encoding OVARIAN TUMOR DOMAIN-containing deubiquitinating enzyme 9 isoform X3 → MNMIGYEQDPDVVRWGLHLLDICSLSNVGSGSSVTRYDADLSQVEYVREGYYEEQHNSVENDEIIAHALQEELSHIAAAEASGLSNVGKDHLQASILAQDWLGPSKRHPGSGHDERQDDSSRKKEEADGIGVSSSCSSPEGKPLSGEDFSYSLEMTDESVLDGEVGKRLNQMVPVPHVPKVNGEIPSVDEATSDHERLLNRLQLYDLFELKVQGDGNCQLKANPRIYEGYVPMAYGEYLKKMSKNGEWGDHVTLQAAADTYGLKIFVLTSFKDTCYIEILPNIQKSNRVIFLSFWAEVHYNSIYPQEGKQIDMHSINTMNSVKKHVFFF, encoded by the exons ATGAATATGATTGGCTACGAACAAGACCCTGATGTTGTTCGTTGGGGTCTCCATCTTCTAGACATTTGCTCTCTTTCTAATGTTGGTTCTGGTAGTTCTGTTACTCGATATGATGCAGACCTAAGTCAAGTCGAGTATGTTAGAGAAGGTTATTATGAAGAACAGCACAACAGTGTAGAGAACGATGAGATTATTGCACATGCTCTTCAAGAAGAATTATCACACATTGCAGCTGCTGAAGCATCTGGGTTATCAAATGTTGGCAAGGATCATTTGCAAGCATCCATTCTTGCACAGGATTGGCTTGGTCCCTCAAAAAGACATCCTGGTTCTG GGCATGATGAGAGGCAGGATGACTCTAGCAGAAAGAAGGAAGAGGCAGATGGAATTGGAGTTTCTAGTTCATGTTCTAGCCCGGAAGGAAAACCACTCAGTGGAGAGGACTTTTCATATTCACTAGAAATGACAGATGAGTCTGTTCTTGATGGAGAAGTGGGCAAAAGGCTGAATCAGATGGTTCCTGTTCCT CATGTTCCTAAAGTTAATGGAGAAATACCCTCAGTTGATGAAGCAACATCAGATCATGAGAGGCTGCTAAACAG GTTGCAGTTATATGATCTGTTTGAGCTTAAGGTTCAAGGAGATGGGAATTGTCAG CTCAAAGCTAACCCAAGAATTTATGAGGGTTATGTCCCAATGGCTTATGGTGAATACCTGAAGAAAATGAGCAA GAATGGTGAATGGGGTGATCATGTCACATTACAGGCTGCTGCAGACACG TATGGTCTCAAAATATTTGTATTAACATCCTTCAAGGACACCTGTTACATTGAGATTCTTCCAAATATTCAGAAATCCAACCGAG TAATTTTCTTAAGCTTCTGGGCAGAGGTGCACTATAACTCAATTTATCCACAAGAAGGTAAACAGATTGATATGCATAGCATAAATACGATGAATTCTgtcaaaaaacatgttttttttttttga
- the LOC100254784 gene encoding OVARIAN TUMOR DOMAIN-containing deubiquitinating enzyme 9 isoform X1 yields the protein MNMIGYEQDPDVVRWGLHLLDICSLSNVGSGSSVTRYDADLSQVEYVREGYYEEQHNSVENDEIIAHALQEELSHIAAAEASGLSNVGKDHLQASILAQDWLGPSKRHPGSGHDERQDDSSRKKEEADGIGVSSSCSSPEGKPLSGEDFSYSLEMTDESVLDGEVGKRLNQMVPVPHVPKVNGEIPSVDEATSDHERLLNRLQLYDLFELKVQGDGNCQFRALSDQFYRTPDHHKFVREQIVNQLKANPRIYEGYVPMAYGEYLKKMSKNGEWGDHVTLQAAADTYGLKIFVLTSFKDTCYIEILPNIQKSNRVIFLSFWAEVHYNSIYPQEGKQIDMHSINTMNSVKKHVFFF from the exons ATGAATATGATTGGCTACGAACAAGACCCTGATGTTGTTCGTTGGGGTCTCCATCTTCTAGACATTTGCTCTCTTTCTAATGTTGGTTCTGGTAGTTCTGTTACTCGATATGATGCAGACCTAAGTCAAGTCGAGTATGTTAGAGAAGGTTATTATGAAGAACAGCACAACAGTGTAGAGAACGATGAGATTATTGCACATGCTCTTCAAGAAGAATTATCACACATTGCAGCTGCTGAAGCATCTGGGTTATCAAATGTTGGCAAGGATCATTTGCAAGCATCCATTCTTGCACAGGATTGGCTTGGTCCCTCAAAAAGACATCCTGGTTCTG GGCATGATGAGAGGCAGGATGACTCTAGCAGAAAGAAGGAAGAGGCAGATGGAATTGGAGTTTCTAGTTCATGTTCTAGCCCGGAAGGAAAACCACTCAGTGGAGAGGACTTTTCATATTCACTAGAAATGACAGATGAGTCTGTTCTTGATGGAGAAGTGGGCAAAAGGCTGAATCAGATGGTTCCTGTTCCT CATGTTCCTAAAGTTAATGGAGAAATACCCTCAGTTGATGAAGCAACATCAGATCATGAGAGGCTGCTAAACAG GTTGCAGTTATATGATCTGTTTGAGCTTAAGGTTCAAGGAGATGGGAATTGTCAG TTTCGTGCCTTATCGGACCAATTCTATCGTACCCCTGATCACCACAAATTTGTGAGAGAACAAATTGTTAATCAG CTCAAAGCTAACCCAAGAATTTATGAGGGTTATGTCCCAATGGCTTATGGTGAATACCTGAAGAAAATGAGCAA GAATGGTGAATGGGGTGATCATGTCACATTACAGGCTGCTGCAGACACG TATGGTCTCAAAATATTTGTATTAACATCCTTCAAGGACACCTGTTACATTGAGATTCTTCCAAATATTCAGAAATCCAACCGAG TAATTTTCTTAAGCTTCTGGGCAGAGGTGCACTATAACTCAATTTATCCACAAGAAGGTAAACAGATTGATATGCATAGCATAAATACGATGAATTCTgtcaaaaaacatgttttttttttttga
- the LOC100254784 gene encoding OVARIAN TUMOR DOMAIN-containing deubiquitinating enzyme 9 isoform X4: MNMIGYEQDPDVVRWGLHLLDICSLSNVGSGSSVTRYDADLSQVEYVREGYYEEQHNSVENDEIIAHALQEELSHIAAAEASGLSNVGKDHLQASILAQDWLGPSKRHPGSGHDERQDDSSRKKEEADGIGVSSSCSSPEGKPLSGEDFSYSLEMTDESVLDGEVGKRLNQMVPVPHVPKVNGEIPSVDEATSDHERLLNRLQLYDLFELKVQGDGNCQLKANPRIYEGYVPMAYGEYLKKMSKNGEWGDHVTLQAAADTYGLKIFVLTSFKDTCYIEILPNIQKSNRVIFLSFWAEVHYNSIYPQEDMPISDTKKKWKWWIL, translated from the exons ATGAATATGATTGGCTACGAACAAGACCCTGATGTTGTTCGTTGGGGTCTCCATCTTCTAGACATTTGCTCTCTTTCTAATGTTGGTTCTGGTAGTTCTGTTACTCGATATGATGCAGACCTAAGTCAAGTCGAGTATGTTAGAGAAGGTTATTATGAAGAACAGCACAACAGTGTAGAGAACGATGAGATTATTGCACATGCTCTTCAAGAAGAATTATCACACATTGCAGCTGCTGAAGCATCTGGGTTATCAAATGTTGGCAAGGATCATTTGCAAGCATCCATTCTTGCACAGGATTGGCTTGGTCCCTCAAAAAGACATCCTGGTTCTG GGCATGATGAGAGGCAGGATGACTCTAGCAGAAAGAAGGAAGAGGCAGATGGAATTGGAGTTTCTAGTTCATGTTCTAGCCCGGAAGGAAAACCACTCAGTGGAGAGGACTTTTCATATTCACTAGAAATGACAGATGAGTCTGTTCTTGATGGAGAAGTGGGCAAAAGGCTGAATCAGATGGTTCCTGTTCCT CATGTTCCTAAAGTTAATGGAGAAATACCCTCAGTTGATGAAGCAACATCAGATCATGAGAGGCTGCTAAACAG GTTGCAGTTATATGATCTGTTTGAGCTTAAGGTTCAAGGAGATGGGAATTGTCAG CTCAAAGCTAACCCAAGAATTTATGAGGGTTATGTCCCAATGGCTTATGGTGAATACCTGAAGAAAATGAGCAA GAATGGTGAATGGGGTGATCATGTCACATTACAGGCTGCTGCAGACACG TATGGTCTCAAAATATTTGTATTAACATCCTTCAAGGACACCTGTTACATTGAGATTCTTCCAAATATTCAGAAATCCAACCGAG TAATTTTCTTAAGCTTCTGGGCAGAGGTGCACTATAACTCAATTTATCCACAAGAAG ATATGCCAATATCAGATACTAAGAAAAAGTGGAAATGGTGGATACTTTGA